Proteins from a genomic interval of Chanodichthys erythropterus isolate Z2021 chromosome 6, ASM2448905v1, whole genome shotgun sequence:
- the vamp3 gene encoding vesicle-associated membrane protein 3, giving the protein MSAPGADGSGSAGSNRRLQQTQAQVDEVVDIMRVNVDKVLERDQKLSDLDDRADALQAGASQFETSAAKLKRKYWWKNCKMWAILIAVVVIIIIIIVIWTQSS; this is encoded by the exons AT GTCCGCCCCGGGTGCAGATGGCTCTGGTTCTGCAGGGAGTAACCGCAGGCTGCAGCAGACGCAGGCACAGGTGGATGAG GTGGTGGACATCATGAGGGTGAATGTTGATAAGGTCCTGGAACGAGACCAGAAGCTCTCTGACCTGGACGATCGTGCCGATGCCCTGCAGGCCGGTGCTTCCCAGTTTGAGACCAGCGCCGCCAAACTCAAGAGGAAGTACTGGTGGAAGAACTGCAAG ATGTGGGCCATTTTGATAGCTGTGGTTGtgatcatcattatcatcattgTTA TCTGGACGCAGTCATCATAA